One genomic region from Streptomyces sp. NBC_00457 encodes:
- a CDS encoding MFS transporter, translated as MATNPTTNSRAGRREWTALGVLMLPLLLVSMDVSVLYFAIPAISADLEPTGTQQLWIFDIYGFVLAGLLMTMGSLGDRIGRRKLLLIGAAAFGAASLAAAYADSAEMLIVARAVLGIGGATLMPSTMALVRTMFTDPAQRTKAIALWSGVMTAGIALGSVLSGVLVEFFWWGSVFLVNLPAMALLLLLGPLLLPEAKNPEPGRFDWPSIPLSMAAVLPVVYGLKEIPSEGWNVRYVVSITVGLLFAALFVHRQRTTAAPMISPDLFRRPGFAPALTLYLITMFAMMGSAYFTTQYIQSVLDKSALEAALWALLPSVPIGLAAPLSTQLVHRGLSRVHVVTAGFLIGAGGYGLLALTGTDSMWLLLTACGVLASGITLVTVQIADLALTAAPVERAGAASSLMETGAEFGGALGMALLGSIGAAVYRHEIPASAPDAARETLGGALAVADRFPGLATTAREAFTHGMQGAAIAGTVLLAGAACLTPLALRRTRQDSTTPDEPKNLSSSGV; from the coding sequence ATGGCAACGAACCCGACGACCAACTCCCGTGCCGGCCGCCGCGAATGGACCGCCCTCGGCGTGCTGATGCTGCCGCTGCTGCTGGTGTCGATGGACGTCTCGGTCCTCTACTTCGCCATCCCGGCGATCAGCGCGGACCTGGAGCCGACCGGCACCCAGCAACTGTGGATCTTCGACATCTACGGCTTCGTCCTGGCCGGCCTGCTGATGACGATGGGCTCGCTCGGCGACCGCATCGGCCGTCGCAAGCTGCTCCTGATCGGCGCGGCCGCCTTCGGGGCCGCCTCACTGGCCGCGGCGTACGCCGACAGCGCCGAGATGCTGATCGTGGCCCGCGCGGTCCTCGGCATCGGCGGCGCGACCCTGATGCCGTCCACGATGGCGCTGGTCCGCACGATGTTCACCGACCCGGCGCAGCGGACGAAGGCGATCGCCCTGTGGTCCGGCGTGATGACGGCCGGCATCGCGCTCGGCTCGGTGCTGAGCGGCGTGCTGGTCGAGTTCTTCTGGTGGGGCTCGGTCTTCCTGGTCAACCTGCCCGCGATGGCCCTGCTGCTGCTCCTCGGCCCGCTCCTGCTCCCCGAGGCGAAGAACCCCGAGCCCGGCCGCTTCGACTGGCCCAGCATCCCGCTGTCCATGGCCGCGGTGCTCCCCGTGGTCTACGGCCTCAAGGAGATCCCCTCGGAGGGCTGGAACGTCCGCTACGTCGTGTCGATCACCGTCGGCCTGCTCTTCGCCGCGCTCTTCGTCCACCGCCAGCGCACGACCGCCGCGCCGATGATCTCCCCGGACCTGTTCCGCCGCCCCGGCTTCGCACCGGCCCTCACGCTCTACCTGATCACCATGTTCGCGATGATGGGCTCGGCGTACTTCACCACCCAGTACATCCAGTCGGTCCTCGACAAGAGCGCCCTGGAAGCGGCCCTGTGGGCCCTGCTCCCCTCGGTGCCGATCGGCCTCGCGGCACCCCTGTCGACCCAGCTGGTGCACAGGGGCCTGAGCCGCGTGCACGTCGTCACCGCCGGCTTCCTGATCGGCGCGGGCGGCTACGGCCTGCTGGCCCTGACCGGAACGGACTCCATGTGGCTGCTCCTGACCGCGTGCGGAGTCCTCGCCTCCGGGATCACCCTCGTCACGGTCCAGATCGCGGACCTCGCGCTGACCGCGGCCCCGGTGGAACGGGCGGGCGCCGCCTCCTCACTCATGGAGACCGGCGCGGAGTTCGGCGGCGCCCTCGGCATGGCCCTGCTCGGGTCCATCGGTGCGGCCGTCTACCGCCACGAGATCCCGGCCTCGGCGCCGGACGCGGCCCGCGAGACGCTGGGCGGTGCGCTGGCGGTCGCCGACCGGTTCCCGGGCCTGGCCACCACGGCCCGCGAAGCGTTCACCCACGGCATGCAGGGGGCGGCGATCGCGGGAACGGTACTGCTGGCCGGGGCCGCGTGCCTGACTCCCCTGGCGCTGCGCCGGACACGCCAGGACAGCACAACGCCGGACGAGCCGAAGAATCTCAGCTCGTCCGGCGTTTGA
- the serA gene encoding phosphoglycerate dehydrogenase encodes MSSNPVVLIAEELSPATVDALGPDFEIRHCNGADRAELLPAIADVDAILIRSATKVDAEAITAASKLKVVARAGVGLDNVDVSAATKAGVMVVNAPTSNIVTAAELACGLLLATARNIPQANAALKNGEWKRSKYTGVELAEKTLGVVGLGRIGALVAQRMSAFGMKVVAYDPYVQPARAAQMGVKVLSLDELLAVSDFITVHLPKTPETLGLIGDEALRKVKPSVRIVNAARGGIVDEEALYSALKEGRVAGAGLDVYAKEPCTDSPLFEFDQVVSTPHLGASTDEAQEKAGIAVARSVRLALAGELVPDAVNVQGGVIAEDVKPGLPLAERLGRIFTALAGEVAVRLDVEVYGEITQHDVKVLELSALKGVFEDVVDETVSYVNAPLFAQERGVEVRLTTSSESPDHRNVVTVRGTLGSGEEVSVSGTLAGPKHLQKIVAVGDYDVDLALADHMVVLKYEDRPGVVGTVGRIFGESGINIAGMQVSRAIAGGEALAVLTVDDTVPSGVLAEVEAEIGATSARAVNLA; translated from the coding sequence GTGAGCTCGAACCCCGTCGTACTCATTGCTGAAGAGCTGTCGCCCGCCACCGTCGACGCGTTGGGGCCGGACTTCGAAATCCGGCATTGCAACGGAGCAGACCGAGCCGAACTGCTCCCCGCCATCGCCGACGTCGACGCGATCCTGATCCGCTCGGCCACGAAGGTGGACGCCGAGGCGATCACCGCCGCGAGCAAACTGAAGGTCGTCGCACGAGCCGGCGTCGGCCTGGACAATGTCGACGTCTCCGCCGCCACCAAGGCCGGCGTGATGGTCGTCAACGCCCCCACCTCGAACATCGTGACCGCCGCCGAGCTGGCCTGCGGTCTGCTCCTCGCCACCGCCCGCAACATCCCGCAGGCGAACGCCGCGCTGAAGAACGGCGAGTGGAAGCGCAGCAAGTACACCGGCGTCGAGCTGGCCGAGAAGACCCTCGGTGTGGTCGGGCTCGGCCGCATCGGCGCGCTCGTCGCCCAGCGCATGTCGGCGTTCGGGATGAAGGTCGTCGCCTACGACCCCTACGTGCAGCCCGCGCGGGCCGCGCAGATGGGCGTCAAGGTGCTGTCGCTGGACGAGTTGCTCGCGGTCTCCGACTTCATCACCGTCCACCTGCCCAAGACGCCCGAGACCCTCGGTCTGATCGGCGACGAGGCGCTGCGCAAGGTCAAGCCGAGCGTGCGCATCGTCAACGCCGCGCGCGGCGGGATCGTCGACGAGGAGGCGCTGTACTCCGCCCTCAAGGAGGGCCGGGTCGCCGGCGCCGGTCTCGACGTGTACGCGAAGGAGCCCTGCACGGACTCGCCGCTGTTCGAGTTCGACCAGGTCGTCTCCACCCCGCACCTCGGTGCCTCCACCGACGAGGCGCAGGAGAAGGCCGGTATCGCCGTCGCCCGCTCGGTGCGCCTCGCGCTCGCCGGTGAGCTGGTCCCGGACGCGGTGAACGTCCAGGGCGGCGTCATCGCCGAGGACGTCAAGCCGGGCCTGCCGCTCGCCGAGCGCCTCGGCCGGATCTTCACGGCGCTCGCCGGTGAGGTCGCCGTCCGCCTCGACGTCGAGGTGTACGGCGAGATCACCCAGCACGATGTGAAGGTGCTGGAGCTGTCCGCCCTCAAGGGTGTCTTCGAGGACGTCGTCGACGAGACCGTGTCGTACGTCAACGCCCCGCTGTTCGCCCAGGAGCGTGGCGTCGAGGTGCGGCTGACCACCAGCTCGGAGTCGCCCGACCACCGCAACGTCGTCACCGTGCGCGGCACGCTCGGCAGCGGCGAGGAGGTCTCGGTCTCCGGCACGCTGGCCGGCCCCAAGCACCTGCAGAAGATCGTCGCGGTCGGTGACTACGACGTCGACCTGGCGCTCGCCGACCACATGGTCGTCCTGAAGTACGAGGACCGTCCCGGCGTCGTCGGCACCGTGGGCCGCATCTTCGGTGAGTCCGGGATCAACATCGCCGGTATGCAGGTGTCGCGGGCGATCGCCGGCGGCGAGGCGCTGGCCGTCCTGACGGTCGACGACACGGTGCCCTCCGGGGTGCTGGCCGAGGTCGAGGCGGAGATCGGCGCGACGTCCGCTCGCGCGGTGAACCTGGCCTGA
- the ilvC gene encoding ketol-acid reductoisomerase — MAELFYDADADLSIIQGRKVAVIGYGSQGHAHALSLRDSGVDVRVGLHEGSKSKAKAEEQGLRVVTPAEAATEADVIMILVPDPIQAQVYEESIKDNLNDGDALFFGHGLNIRFDFIKPPAGIDVCMVAPKGPGHLVRRQYEEGRGVPCIAAVEQDATGNAFALALSYAKGIGGTRAGVIKTTFTEETETDLFGEQAVLCGGTAALVKAGFETLTEAGYQPEIAYFECLHELKLIVDLMYEGGLEKMRWSVSETAEWGDYVTGPRIITDATKAEMKKVLAEIQDGTFAREWMAEYHGGLKKYNEYKQQDAESLLETTGKELRKLMSWVNDEDA; from the coding sequence GTGGCCGAGCTGTTCTACGACGCCGACGCCGACCTGTCCATCATCCAGGGCCGCAAGGTCGCGGTCATCGGTTACGGCAGCCAGGGCCACGCCCACGCGCTGTCGCTCCGTGACTCGGGTGTCGACGTCCGGGTCGGTCTGCACGAGGGCTCCAAGTCCAAGGCGAAGGCCGAGGAGCAGGGGCTGCGTGTGGTGACCCCGGCCGAGGCCGCCACCGAGGCCGACGTGATCATGATCCTGGTCCCGGACCCGATCCAGGCCCAGGTCTACGAGGAGTCCATCAAGGACAACCTCAACGACGGCGACGCCCTGTTCTTCGGCCACGGCCTGAACATCCGCTTCGACTTCATCAAGCCGCCGGCCGGCATCGACGTCTGCATGGTCGCCCCCAAGGGCCCGGGCCACCTGGTGCGTCGCCAGTACGAGGAGGGCCGCGGCGTTCCGTGTATCGCCGCCGTCGAGCAGGACGCGACCGGCAACGCCTTCGCGCTGGCCCTGTCGTACGCCAAGGGCATCGGCGGCACCCGCGCCGGCGTCATCAAGACGACCTTCACCGAGGAGACCGAGACCGACCTGTTCGGTGAGCAGGCCGTTCTCTGCGGTGGTACGGCCGCGCTGGTCAAGGCCGGTTTCGAGACGCTGACCGAGGCGGGCTACCAGCCGGAGATCGCGTACTTCGAGTGCCTGCACGAGCTGAAGCTGATCGTGGACCTCATGTACGAGGGCGGCCTGGAGAAGATGCGCTGGTCCGTCTCCGAGACCGCCGAGTGGGGCGACTACGTCACCGGCCCGCGGATCATCACGGACGCCACCAAGGCCGAGATGAAGAAGGTCCTCGCGGAGATCCAGGACGGCACCTTCGCGCGTGAGTGGATGGCCGAGTACCACGGCGGTCTGAAGAAGTACAACGAGTACAAGCAGCAGGACGCCGAGTCCCTGCTGGAGACCACCGGCAAGGAGCTGCGCAAGCTCATGTCGTGGGTCAACGACGAAGACGCGTGA
- the ilvN gene encoding acetolactate synthase small subunit, with translation MSKHTLSVLVENTPGILARIAALFSRRGFNIDSLAVGVTEHPDISRITIVVGVEDLPLEQVTKQLNKLVNVLKIVELEPGSAVQRELVLVKVRADNETRSQIVEIVQLFRAKTVDVSPEAVTIEATGSGEKLSAMLKMLEPYGIKELVQSGTIAIGRGARSITDRSLRALDRSA, from the coding sequence ATGTCCAAGCACACGCTCTCCGTCCTGGTGGAGAACACGCCGGGCATCCTCGCCCGGATCGCCGCCCTGTTCTCCCGCCGCGGCTTCAACATCGACTCGCTCGCCGTCGGCGTCACCGAACACCCCGACATCTCCCGCATCACCATCGTGGTGGGCGTCGAGGACCTGCCGCTCGAGCAGGTGACCAAGCAGCTCAACAAGCTCGTCAACGTGCTGAAGATCGTTGAACTGGAACCCGGTTCGGCCGTTCAGCGCGAACTCGTTCTGGTGAAGGTGCGCGCCGACAACGAAACGCGCTCCCAGATCGTCGAGATCGTCCAGCTGTTCCGCGCCAAGACCGTCGACGTCTCTCCGGAGGCCGTCACCATCGAGGCCACCGGCAGTGGCGAGAAGCTGTCCGCCATGCTCAAGATGCTGGAGCCGTACGGCATCAAGGAGCTGGTCCAGTCCGGCACGATCGCGATCGGCCGCGGTGCGCGCTCGATCACGGACCGGTCGCTGCGCGCCCTGGACCGCTCGGCATAA
- a CDS encoding acetolactate synthase large subunit gives MPMTEQATGAHHPQPRPRSGGHQSAPEQVTGAQSLIRSLEEVGADTVFGIPGGAILPAYDPLMDSTKVRHVLVRHEQGAGHAATGYAQATGKVGVCMATSGPGATNLVTPIADAHMDSVPMVAITGQVASKAIGTDAFQEADIVGITMPITKHNFLVTKAEDIPRVIAQAFHIAATGRPGPVLVDIAKDALQAKTTFSWPPTMDLPGYRPVTKPHAKQIREAAKLITSAKRPVLYVGGGVLKAQATAELKVLAELTGAPVTTTLMALGAFPDSHELHVGMPGMHGAVTAVTALQKADLIVALGARFDDRVTGKLDSFAPYAKIVHADIDPAEIGKNRAADVPIVGDAREVIADLVQAVQREHSEGNTGDYSAWWKDLNRWRETYPLGYEQPDNGSLSPQQVIQRIGQLAPQDTIFAAGVGQHQMWAAHYIEYEQPATWLNSGGAGTMGYAVPAAMGAKAGAPDRTVWAIDGDGCFQMTNQELTTCALNNIPIKVAIINNGALGMVRQWQTLFYNQRYSNTVLHSGPEADGKQPSAGTRVPDFVKLSEAMGCYAIRCEDPADLDKVIEEANSINDRPVVVDFIVHEDAMVWPMVAAGTSNDEIMAARDVRPDFGDNEDD, from the coding sequence ATGCCGATGACCGAGCAGGCCACCGGGGCCCATCATCCGCAGCCGCGGCCCCGTTCCGGAGGACACCAGTCCGCCCCCGAGCAGGTGACGGGTGCGCAGTCCCTCATCCGCTCTCTCGAGGAGGTCGGCGCCGACACGGTATTCGGCATTCCCGGCGGCGCGATCCTCCCGGCGTACGACCCGCTCATGGACTCCACCAAGGTCCGCCATGTCCTGGTCCGCCACGAGCAGGGCGCCGGCCACGCCGCCACCGGTTATGCGCAGGCCACCGGCAAGGTCGGTGTCTGCATGGCGACCTCCGGCCCCGGCGCCACCAACCTGGTCACGCCGATCGCCGACGCCCACATGGACTCCGTGCCGATGGTCGCGATCACCGGGCAGGTCGCCTCCAAGGCGATCGGCACGGACGCCTTCCAGGAGGCGGACATCGTCGGCATCACCATGCCGATCACCAAGCACAACTTCCTGGTCACCAAGGCCGAGGACATCCCCCGGGTGATCGCGCAGGCGTTCCACATCGCCGCCACCGGCCGACCGGGACCGGTGCTGGTCGACATCGCCAAGGACGCCCTCCAGGCGAAGACCACCTTCTCCTGGCCGCCCACCATGGACCTGCCCGGCTACCGGCCCGTCACCAAGCCGCACGCCAAGCAGATCCGCGAGGCCGCCAAGCTGATCACCTCCGCCAAGCGGCCCGTCCTCTACGTCGGCGGCGGCGTCCTCAAGGCGCAGGCCACCGCCGAGCTGAAGGTCCTCGCTGAACTCACCGGAGCGCCCGTCACCACCACCCTGATGGCGCTCGGCGCATTCCCCGACAGTCACGAGCTGCACGTGGGAATGCCGGGCATGCACGGTGCGGTCACCGCCGTCACCGCGCTGCAGAAGGCCGACCTGATCGTCGCCCTCGGAGCCCGCTTCGATGACCGCGTCACCGGCAAGCTCGACAGCTTCGCCCCGTACGCCAAGATCGTCCACGCCGACATCGACCCGGCCGAGATCGGCAAGAACCGCGCCGCCGACGTGCCGATCGTCGGTGACGCCCGCGAGGTCATCGCCGATCTGGTGCAGGCCGTGCAGAGGGAGCACAGCGAGGGCAACACCGGCGACTACAGCGCCTGGTGGAAGGACCTGAACCGCTGGCGCGAGACCTACCCGCTGGGCTACGAGCAGCCCGACAACGGCTCGCTCTCCCCGCAGCAGGTCATCCAGCGCATCGGCCAGCTCGCGCCGCAGGACACGATCTTCGCCGCGGGCGTGGGCCAGCACCAGATGTGGGCCGCGCACTACATCGAGTACGAGCAGCCCGCGACCTGGCTCAACTCCGGCGGCGCCGGGACGATGGGCTACGCGGTCCCGGCCGCGATGGGCGCCAAGGCCGGAGCCCCGGACCGCACGGTCTGGGCGATCGACGGCGACGGCTGCTTCCAGATGACCAATCAGGAACTCACCACCTGCGCCCTGAACAACATCCCGATCAAGGTCGCCATCATCAACAACGGCGCCCTCGGGATGGTCCGCCAGTGGCAGACCCTCTTCTACAACCAGCGCTACTCCAACACCGTGCTGCACAGCGGCCCCGAGGCCGACGGCAAGCAGCCCAGCGCCGGCACCCGTGTCCCCGACTTCGTGAAGCTGTCCGAGGCCATGGGCTGCTACGCGATCCGCTGCGAGGACCCGGCCGACCTCGACAAGGTCATCGAGGAGGCGAACTCGATCAACGACCGCCCGGTCGTCGTCGACTTCATCGTCCACGAGGACGCGATGGTGTGGCCGATGGTCGCCGCCGGCACCTCCAACGACGAGATCATGGCCGCCCGGGACGTCCGCCCCGACTTCGGCGACAACGAAGACGACTGA
- a CDS encoding putative bifunctional diguanylate cyclase/phosphodiesterase, with protein sequence MTSPLPTTTTLDGALRARRPARALLARPPSSGGGSRPVLQLSLALVCAGYAVGSALGWGSHQVALIMGDFGLSAAAAAAAVSCFLYARSRRIRFRPAWLLFALSSAMAALGNLVWGWYEVVLGQPVPSPSYADLFFLCFAPPAIVGLLVLAKRPVTKAGWVCLGLDAWLIGGSLLTLSWSLALAQAAKVDSHGGASVAHTALSLAYPLLDIALVSMVLALHFRRSSGNRTAVNTAIGALALTVMCDALFTSPLLHHTYRSGQLLDAGWFAGSLLLAYAPWSAPRHGQPEDEGHTRVVHEHLPGQRGGGHHHTPPQGGDHSRYPATRPIAGSLAALTPYLAAAVCTLGILYNVLNGRSVDRVVLLTGGTVVLALVVRQGIMLLDNITLTQELAQKENHFRSLVQGSSDVIMIAAPNGILRYVSPAAAGVYGRPAEDLVGTELADLIHPEDLGCVVHEVRRFLAASPLEEPTTRIECRFKAGDGGWLNVESTVNRHHGGLIFNSRDVTERVRLQAQLQHNAEHDPLTDLPNRALFTHRVQQALSGRRASDRGAALAGTAVLFIDLDGFKAVNDTIGHQAGDELLVQAARRLQDGVRQGDTAARLGGDEFAALIVGDGTRDRASRERHILELADRLRATLSQPYLIDGNDVRVNASIGVAFAEAGLGAGEIQRNADLAMYRAKAAGKGRVELYAPQMQQDVVRKAELATRLRAALHDGEFALLHQPVVCLENGRITSVAAQARWRSSQGVLFTPAEFLRVAEDSDKTQELGRWVLEEAVEQAAERATTGSAVPVTVRVSARRLLDRSMPLGSIEALLTRHGLPSGALVIELADTDGRVSLDELERRLGVLHRLGVRIALDGFGSGYGAITALRRLPVDVLKLDRSLVEGVVESARLHKITSGLLRIAGDLGLQSVADGVDLPEQVVALRAMGCTHGQGMAFSGPLDEYRLRRALASGHYPVPHGPAEPAFAGGVREPQGRVGVEGATARRPEGLSTVAASTPTVAPRR encoded by the coding sequence GTGACGTCGCCGCTGCCCACCACGACCACCCTCGACGGAGCGCTGCGCGCGCGGCGCCCGGCGCGGGCGCTGCTGGCCCGGCCACCGTCCTCCGGCGGCGGGTCTCGCCCCGTCCTCCAACTGTCACTGGCCCTGGTGTGCGCGGGATACGCCGTCGGTTCCGCGCTCGGCTGGGGCTCGCACCAAGTCGCACTGATCATGGGTGACTTCGGTCTGAGCGCCGCGGCGGCCGCCGCGGCCGTGTCCTGTTTTCTCTACGCCCGAAGCCGGCGCATCCGGTTTCGGCCCGCCTGGCTGCTGTTCGCACTCTCCTCGGCGATGGCAGCCCTCGGCAACCTGGTCTGGGGGTGGTACGAGGTGGTCCTCGGACAGCCCGTGCCCAGCCCCAGCTACGCCGACCTGTTCTTCCTCTGCTTCGCACCGCCCGCCATCGTGGGCCTGCTGGTCCTCGCCAAACGGCCGGTGACGAAGGCGGGCTGGGTCTGCCTCGGCCTCGACGCCTGGCTGATCGGCGGCTCGCTGCTGACGCTGTCGTGGAGCCTCGCGCTCGCCCAGGCGGCGAAGGTCGACTCCCATGGGGGGGCAAGCGTGGCGCACACCGCGCTGTCGCTGGCCTACCCGCTGCTGGACATCGCCCTGGTCAGCATGGTGCTCGCGCTGCACTTCCGGCGCTCCTCGGGCAACCGCACCGCCGTGAACACCGCGATCGGCGCGCTCGCCCTGACCGTGATGTGCGACGCCCTGTTCACCTCACCGCTGCTGCACCACACCTACCGTTCCGGCCAGTTGCTGGACGCGGGGTGGTTCGCCGGCTCGCTGCTCCTGGCGTACGCCCCCTGGTCCGCACCGCGGCACGGGCAACCGGAGGACGAGGGGCACACGCGCGTGGTGCACGAGCACCTGCCCGGACAGCGTGGCGGCGGCCACCACCACACACCCCCGCAGGGAGGTGATCACAGCCGGTATCCGGCCACCCGGCCCATCGCCGGTTCGCTGGCCGCCCTCACGCCGTATCTCGCCGCCGCGGTCTGCACCCTGGGGATCCTCTACAACGTCCTCAACGGCCGCAGCGTCGACCGCGTGGTGCTCCTCACCGGCGGCACGGTCGTGCTCGCCCTCGTGGTGCGCCAGGGCATCATGCTGCTCGACAACATCACCCTCACCCAGGAACTGGCGCAGAAGGAGAACCACTTCCGTTCCCTGGTGCAGGGCTCCAGCGACGTCATCATGATCGCCGCACCCAACGGCATCCTCCGGTACGTCTCCCCGGCCGCCGCCGGGGTCTACGGCCGCCCCGCCGAGGACCTCGTGGGTACGGAACTGGCCGATCTCATCCACCCGGAGGATCTGGGCTGCGTGGTGCACGAGGTGCGCCGCTTCCTTGCCGCCAGCCCGCTCGAAGAACCCACGACGCGCATCGAGTGCCGCTTCAAGGCCGGCGACGGCGGCTGGCTCAATGTCGAGTCCACCGTCAACCGCCACCACGGCGGACTGATCTTCAACAGCCGGGACGTGACCGAAAGAGTGCGCCTGCAGGCGCAGCTCCAGCACAACGCCGAACACGACCCGCTCACCGACCTGCCCAACCGAGCTCTGTTCACCCACCGCGTCCAGCAGGCCCTGTCCGGCCGACGCGCCTCCGACCGGGGCGCCGCACTCGCCGGTACGGCCGTCCTCTTCATCGACCTCGACGGCTTCAAGGCGGTCAACGACACGATCGGGCACCAGGCCGGGGACGAGCTGCTCGTCCAGGCCGCCCGCAGACTCCAGGACGGCGTCCGCCAGGGCGACACCGCGGCCCGCCTGGGCGGCGACGAGTTCGCGGCCCTGATCGTCGGGGACGGCACCCGTGACCGCGCCTCCCGCGAACGTCACATACTGGAGCTCGCCGACCGCCTCAGGGCCACGCTCTCGCAGCCGTATCTCATCGACGGCAACGATGTCCGGGTCAACGCCTCCATCGGCGTCGCCTTCGCCGAGGCGGGCCTGGGCGCGGGCGAGATCCAGCGCAACGCCGACCTCGCCATGTACCGCGCCAAGGCGGCCGGCAAGGGCCGCGTGGAGCTGTACGCACCGCAGATGCAGCAGGACGTCGTAAGGAAGGCGGAGCTGGCCACGCGCCTGCGGGCCGCGCTGCACGACGGCGAGTTCGCGCTGCTGCACCAACCCGTCGTCTGTCTGGAGAACGGCCGGATCACATCGGTCGCCGCCCAGGCGCGCTGGCGCTCCTCGCAGGGGGTGCTGTTCACCCCGGCCGAGTTCCTGCGGGTGGCCGAGGACAGCGACAAGACGCAGGAGCTGGGCCGCTGGGTGCTCGAGGAGGCCGTCGAGCAGGCCGCCGAGCGGGCCACGACGGGGTCGGCCGTCCCGGTGACCGTACGGGTGAGTGCCCGGCGGCTGCTGGACCGCTCGATGCCGCTCGGCTCGATCGAGGCGCTGCTCACCCGGCACGGGCTGCCGTCCGGGGCGCTGGTGATCGAGCTGGCGGACACCGATGGGCGGGTGTCCCTGGACGAGCTGGAGCGACGCCTGGGGGTGTTGCACCGGCTGGGTGTCCGGATCGCCCTCGACGGCTTCGGCAGCGGATACGGGGCGATCACCGCGCTCAGGCGGCTCCCCGTCGACGTACTGAAACTCGACCGCTCCCTGGTCGAGGGCGTCGTCGAGTCGGCTCGGCTGCACAAGATCACCAGTGGGCTGCTGCGGATCGCCGGTGATCTGGGGCTGCAGTCCGTGGCCGACGGCGTGGACCTTCCGGAGCAGGTCGTGGCCCTGCGCGCGATGGGCTGCACCCATGGGCAGGGCATGGCGTTCTCCGGTCCGCTGGACGAGTACCGGCTGCGCCGAGCACTGGCTTCCGGCCACTACCCGGTCCCGCACGGCCCGGCCGAGCCCGCGTTCGCGGGTGGCGTGAGAGAACCGCAGGGGCGCGTCGGTGTCGAGGGTGCGACCGCGCGCAGGCCCGAAGGGTTGAGCACGGTCGCGGCCTCGACACCGACTGTGGCGCCCCGGAGGTGA
- a CDS encoding 2-hydroxyacid dehydrogenase: protein MTADVWLPIPPEEIEGLPEGPNYRFWNGGEDFPADPADCVYYVVPYMKAPAIGQRPLPEMASVQVVQTLSAGIDHVESGLRHLRPGVRLCNARGVHEASTAELTLTLILASLRGVPDFVRAQERGEWLGGFRPALADKNVLIVGYGSIGAAIEDRLAPFELARVARVARSERTTARGLVHPLTELPALLPEADVVILSTPLTENTRHLVNSDFLARMKDGALLVNVARGAVVDTKALLAEVESRRITAALDVTDPEPLPREHPLWRAPGVLISPHVGGPTSAFLPRAKRLLTDQLSRFVNHEPLRNVILTTGATGIRPTDAASTQEPDETGM, encoded by the coding sequence ATGACTGCTGACGTATGGCTGCCCATCCCGCCGGAAGAGATCGAAGGGCTCCCGGAAGGGCCGAACTACCGCTTCTGGAACGGTGGTGAGGACTTCCCCGCGGACCCTGCCGACTGCGTCTACTACGTGGTGCCCTATATGAAGGCGCCCGCGATCGGGCAGCGTCCGTTGCCCGAGATGGCGTCCGTCCAGGTCGTGCAGACCCTGTCCGCCGGTATCGATCATGTGGAGTCGGGGCTGAGGCATCTGCGACCCGGCGTACGGCTGTGCAACGCGCGCGGGGTGCATGAGGCGAGCACCGCCGAGCTCACGCTCACCCTGATCCTCGCCTCACTGCGCGGTGTCCCCGACTTCGTGCGGGCGCAGGAACGGGGCGAGTGGCTCGGCGGGTTCCGGCCGGCGCTGGCCGACAAGAACGTGCTCATCGTGGGATACGGCTCGATCGGCGCCGCCATCGAGGACCGGCTCGCGCCTTTTGAACTCGCGCGGGTGGCGCGCGTCGCGCGCTCTGAGCGCACCACGGCGCGCGGCCTGGTGCACCCGCTCACCGAACTGCCCGCCCTGCTGCCCGAGGCGGACGTCGTCATCCTGTCCACGCCCCTGACCGAAAACACCCGCCACCTGGTCAACTCCGACTTCCTGGCCCGGATGAAGGACGGCGCGCTCCTCGTCAACGTCGCCCGCGGCGCGGTCGTCGACACCAAGGCCCTGCTCGCCGAAGTGGAGAGCCGCCGCATCACCGCCGCCCTCGACGTCACCGACCCCGAACCGCTGCCCCGCGAACACCCCCTGTGGCGCGCGCCCGGCGTGCTCATCAGCCCCCACGTCGGCGGGCCCACATCCGCCTTCCTGCCGCGCGCCAAGCGGCTTCTCACGGACCAGTTGAGCCGTTTCGTGAACCACGAGCCGCTGCGGAACGTGATCCTTACGACAGGCGCGACCGGCATACGGCCGACGGATGCCGCGAGCACACAGGAGCCGGACGAAACGGGCATGTAA